A window from Thalassophryne amazonica chromosome 15, fThaAma1.1, whole genome shotgun sequence encodes these proteins:
- the LOC117525509 gene encoding uncharacterized protein LOC117525509 isoform X2, with the protein MTRSQDLLSNNMKRNARREDKSSMSLVSVSTASSNLFDPSHHRNIVLGHCKQFPAQMSSLLQDSNTTVSTENQSADLINSSITDDPNKTQSEFALSSQGCSQLESDERLLSPQQNTELPSPQTKALTLDLLSQTSEDTPYNETVIPESYPVLPGSRSPQLEQFIQDTLNPTLSESSDESPEAGDGYFKMVKPSTFEALPPEKLSPTEDTSILRESVPSLTACTEDTNQTDVGVTTPALFQESIQTGPEVVPVPLDQTKAFEVKDNLSICISSTEFLNTPKTNQSPDCNKELSFDSSFTFNVTHDSKYDDDDHHHHDAAETCSSSSLSKVSAKSHMAEEHDADLREEGSTTGIHQELHESNRSSEGVEEETSVKSLQDQLPYMFGDISLESLQTEDSCSQSLSDLTPETVTSAKHFSFGEPIPYPGAENYDPFWDEDRTATTQHSGEYLTVISETFASESSELEPRAEGSSSTSDEDYCIPPGYEEISVNYNLRPSQATEVVHSDTDSPVFEYSDPESYFDCKQGASDFSEVEPDEPKTETRSSGDQLQGHSIHTEENNKMTEKSLLSSGSEDYEDAPYIQDQSQNFHKESEEESVHSSGASDEEFSL; encoded by the exons GTATCCACAGCATCTTCCAACTTGTTTGATCCATCACATCACAGAAACATTGTTTTAGGTCATTGTAAGCAATTTCCTGCTCAGATGTCCTCCCTGCTACAGGATTCAAACACTACAGTTTCCACTGAAAATCAGTCTGCAGATTTAATAAACAGTAGCATTACTGATGACCCCAATAAAACCCAAAGTGAATTTGCATTGTCCAGTCAAGGTTGTTCACAACTCGAAAGTGATGAAAGACTGTTGAGTCCTCAACAAAATACAGAGTTACCCTCACCTCAAACAAAGGCATTGACTCTGGACTTACTGAGTCAAACATCAGAAGACACCCCATATAATGAGACTGTCATACCCGAGTCCTATCCAGTATTGCCAGGGTCAAGGTCCCCTCAACTTGAACAGTTTATACAAGATACCCTCAACCCAACTTTGTCAGAATCCAGTGATGAAAGCCCTGAAGCGGGAGATGGTTACTTTAAAATGGTGAAGCCTTCCACTTTTGAAGCTCTTCCACCTGAAAAGCTTTCTCCTACAGAAGATACAAGTATCCTCAGGGAGAGTGTGCCATCTCTTACAGCGTGTACGGAAGATACTAATCAAACAGATGTAGGAGTCACAACACCTGCACTTTTCCAGGAATCCATTCAAACAGGACCTGAAGTAGTCCCAGTTCCTCTGGATCAAACAAAAGCCTTTGAGGTGAAAGATAATTTATCTATCTGTATATCGTCAACTGAATTTCTTAATACCCCAAAAACCAATCAAAGCCCAGATTGCAATAAGGAACTCTCATTCGACTCAAGTTTTACCTTTAATGTAACTCACGATAGtaaatatgatgatgatgatcatcatcatcatgatgcTGCAGAGACATGCTCTTCATCGTCTTTGTCCAAAGTATCTGCAAAGAGTCACATGGCTGAGGAACATGATGCAGATCTTAGAGAGGAAGGGTCTACAACTGGCATTCATCAAGAATTGCATGAATCAAACAGATCATCCGAGGGTGTGGAAGAAGAAACCTCAGTGAAAAGTCTCCAAGATCAGCTTCCGTATATGTTTGGTGACATTTCATTGGAATCCCTTCAGACTGAGGATTCTTGTTCTCAGTCTCTTTCTGACTTGACTCCAGAAACGGTTACATCAGCAAAGCATTTCAGCTTTGGAGAACCAATACCCTACCCTGGTGCTGAGAATTATGACCCCTTCTGGGATGAGGACAGGACAGCAACAACACAGCATTCAGGAGAATATCTGACTGTAATCAGTGAGACTTTTGCCTCTGAGTCCTCTGAATTGGAACCCAGAGCAGAAGGGTCATCATCCACCTCTGATGAGGACTACTGCATCCCACCTGGGTATGAGGAGATCTCTGTGAACTACAACCTAAGGCCTTCACAGGCTACAGAGGTTgttcacagtgacacagacagccCAGTATTTGAATATTCAGACCCAGAGTCTTACTTTGACTGCAAACAGGGTGCATCAGATTTCTCAGAGGTCGAGCCTGATGAGCCAAAGACAGAAACCAGATCAAGTGGAGATCAACTTCAGGGTCATTCCATCCACACTGAAGAGAACAATAAGATGACTGAGAAAAGCCTGCTGTCCTCTGGAAGCGAAGATTATGAAGATGCACCTTATATCCAAGACCAGTCTCAGAACTTTCATAAAGAGAGCGAAGAAGAATCAGTTCACTCTTCGGGAGCATCTGATGAAGAGTTCAGCCTGT GA
- the LOC117525509 gene encoding uncharacterized protein LOC117525509 isoform X1, with amino-acid sequence MTRSQDLLSNNMKRNARREDKSSMSLVSVSTASSNLFDPSHHRNIVLGHCKQFPAQMSSLLQDSNTTVSTENQSADLINSSITDDPNKTQSEFALSSQGCSQLESDERLLSPQQNTELPSPQTKALTLDLLSQTSEDTPYNETVIPESYPVLPGSRSPQLEQFIQDTLNPTLSESSDESPEAGDGYFKMVKPSTFEALPPEKLSPTEDTSILRESVPSLTACTEDTNQTDVGVTTPALFQESIQTGPEVVPVPLDQTKAFEVKDNLSICISSTEFLNTPKTNQSPDCNKELSFDSSFTFNVTHDSKYDDDDHHHHDAAETCSSSSLSKVSAKSHMAEEHDADLREEGSTTGIHQELHESNRSSEGVEEETSVKSLQDQLPYMFGDISLESLQTEDSCSQSLSDLTPETVTSAKHFSFGEPIPYPGAENYDPFWDEDRTATTQHSGEYLTVISETFASESSELEPRAEGSSSTSDEDYCIPPGYEEISVNYNLRPSQATEVVHSDTDSPVFEYSDPESYFDCKQGASDFSEVEPDEPKTETRSSGDQLQGHSIHTEENNKMTEKSLLSSGSEDYEDAPYIQDQSQNFHKESEEESVHSSGASDEEFSLCEASQLLPDCEAAAACTDDNNSLARVRWDLVNHLSQCCD; translated from the coding sequence GTATCCACAGCATCTTCCAACTTGTTTGATCCATCACATCACAGAAACATTGTTTTAGGTCATTGTAAGCAATTTCCTGCTCAGATGTCCTCCCTGCTACAGGATTCAAACACTACAGTTTCCACTGAAAATCAGTCTGCAGATTTAATAAACAGTAGCATTACTGATGACCCCAATAAAACCCAAAGTGAATTTGCATTGTCCAGTCAAGGTTGTTCACAACTCGAAAGTGATGAAAGACTGTTGAGTCCTCAACAAAATACAGAGTTACCCTCACCTCAAACAAAGGCATTGACTCTGGACTTACTGAGTCAAACATCAGAAGACACCCCATATAATGAGACTGTCATACCCGAGTCCTATCCAGTATTGCCAGGGTCAAGGTCCCCTCAACTTGAACAGTTTATACAAGATACCCTCAACCCAACTTTGTCAGAATCCAGTGATGAAAGCCCTGAAGCGGGAGATGGTTACTTTAAAATGGTGAAGCCTTCCACTTTTGAAGCTCTTCCACCTGAAAAGCTTTCTCCTACAGAAGATACAAGTATCCTCAGGGAGAGTGTGCCATCTCTTACAGCGTGTACGGAAGATACTAATCAAACAGATGTAGGAGTCACAACACCTGCACTTTTCCAGGAATCCATTCAAACAGGACCTGAAGTAGTCCCAGTTCCTCTGGATCAAACAAAAGCCTTTGAGGTGAAAGATAATTTATCTATCTGTATATCGTCAACTGAATTTCTTAATACCCCAAAAACCAATCAAAGCCCAGATTGCAATAAGGAACTCTCATTCGACTCAAGTTTTACCTTTAATGTAACTCACGATAGtaaatatgatgatgatgatcatcatcatcatgatgcTGCAGAGACATGCTCTTCATCGTCTTTGTCCAAAGTATCTGCAAAGAGTCACATGGCTGAGGAACATGATGCAGATCTTAGAGAGGAAGGGTCTACAACTGGCATTCATCAAGAATTGCATGAATCAAACAGATCATCCGAGGGTGTGGAAGAAGAAACCTCAGTGAAAAGTCTCCAAGATCAGCTTCCGTATATGTTTGGTGACATTTCATTGGAATCCCTTCAGACTGAGGATTCTTGTTCTCAGTCTCTTTCTGACTTGACTCCAGAAACGGTTACATCAGCAAAGCATTTCAGCTTTGGAGAACCAATACCCTACCCTGGTGCTGAGAATTATGACCCCTTCTGGGATGAGGACAGGACAGCAACAACACAGCATTCAGGAGAATATCTGACTGTAATCAGTGAGACTTTTGCCTCTGAGTCCTCTGAATTGGAACCCAGAGCAGAAGGGTCATCATCCACCTCTGATGAGGACTACTGCATCCCACCTGGGTATGAGGAGATCTCTGTGAACTACAACCTAAGGCCTTCACAGGCTACAGAGGTTgttcacagtgacacagacagccCAGTATTTGAATATTCAGACCCAGAGTCTTACTTTGACTGCAAACAGGGTGCATCAGATTTCTCAGAGGTCGAGCCTGATGAGCCAAAGACAGAAACCAGATCAAGTGGAGATCAACTTCAGGGTCATTCCATCCACACTGAAGAGAACAATAAGATGACTGAGAAAAGCCTGCTGTCCTCTGGAAGCGAAGATTATGAAGATGCACCTTATATCCAAGACCAGTCTCAGAACTTTCATAAAGAGAGCGAAGAAGAATCAGTTCACTCTTCGGGAGCATCTGATGAAGAGTTCAGCCTGTGTGAGGCCTCGCAGCTGCTTCCcgactgtgaggcagcagcagcaTGTACAGATGATAATAACTCTCTAGCAAGGGTAAGATGGGATTTGGTGAACCACCTCAGCCAGTGCTGTGATTAA